A portion of the Bacteroidota bacterium genome contains these proteins:
- a CDS encoding Gfo/Idh/MocA family oxidoreductase — MKSSPSKIRYGILGLGLFAERAIAPAIRASSNSELIAIQKRSMAAANAKAKELSIPLAFDSVEKLVAHNDVDAVYIVSANAFHAPSAIAAARAKKHVLVEKPMAMNAAEARKMIAACKQHRVKLMVGHMLRLSPLVRRMRDIVQSGMIGDITAARADFVYDGKISHRTWLLDRKLAGGGPVYDIGVHGLDTLRFILNDEVVSVKSDLSPRPTAKKTEESANIILRFSRGTLASIYCSFAAPLRRTFIEFIGTKGIISAYGFTQNNATISLRTTMGIDGKEQPPAIEEVVVPNLYIEQITRFSTAIIEGTEPYAPGSTGLKNQIVLDAVMKEGK; from the coding sequence ATGAAATCCTCACCGTCTAAAATTCGCTATGGCATTCTCGGATTAGGGCTGTTTGCAGAGCGCGCCATCGCGCCGGCGATCCGGGCATCATCCAATTCAGAATTGATCGCGATCCAAAAGCGCTCGATGGCCGCTGCAAATGCCAAAGCCAAAGAGCTCAGCATTCCACTGGCCTTCGACTCTGTGGAAAAATTGGTCGCACACAATGACGTCGATGCGGTCTACATCGTTTCCGCGAACGCATTTCACGCTCCGTCGGCGATCGCCGCAGCCCGCGCGAAGAAGCACGTGCTTGTCGAAAAGCCGATGGCAATGAATGCTGCGGAGGCCCGGAAAATGATTGCCGCCTGCAAGCAGCACCGAGTGAAGCTTATGGTCGGACACATGCTGAGGCTCTCGCCATTGGTTCGCCGCATGCGCGACATCGTCCAGTCGGGAATGATCGGCGACATTACTGCGGCGCGAGCGGATTTTGTCTACGACGGCAAGATCAGCCATCGAACCTGGCTCCTGGACCGAAAACTCGCCGGCGGCGGTCCTGTCTATGATATCGGAGTCCACGGCCTCGACACGCTCCGGTTCATCTTGAACGATGAAGTCGTTTCGGTCAAAAGCGATCTGTCGCCTCGTCCGACCGCAAAAAAAACGGAAGAAAGCGCCAATATTATTCTGCGGTTCTCGCGGGGAACTCTTGCTTCCATCTACTGCTCGTTCGCTGCACCCCTGCGAAGGACATTCATTGAATTTATCGGGACAAAGGGAATCATATCGGCATACGGCTTTACTCAAAACAATGCCACGATTTCCCTCCGAACGACGATGGGGATTGATGGAAAAGAACAGCCGCCCGCCATTGAAGAGGTCGTTGTGCCCAATCTTTATATAGAGCAGATCACCAGATTTTCCACCGCAATAATAGAGGGGACAGAGCCGTATGCGCCGGGCAGCACCGGATTGAAAAATCAAATCGTGCTTGACGCAGTGATGAAAGAAGGAAAATGA